A section of the Spirosoma pollinicola genome encodes:
- a CDS encoding RNA polymerase sigma factor, with product MDQRHRIIEENEYLLELWHKAKAGDKVAFCQLAEKQYRSLFAYATNFTEDRDFIKDSIQEIFIRIWEKRATIDIQYVSIYLFKSLRNQLLQEFRRSKPERSSLHSPEVSELSDWQTIETEIEQGETDSESQHKVRQAINTLPKRQQEVVFLKFYNGLENDQIAALMEINRQSVANLLYKALGALKSQMAFYQFWLMVSFMAW from the coding sequence TTGGATCAGCGACATCGTATTATCGAAGAGAACGAATACTTACTAGAACTCTGGCACAAAGCAAAAGCCGGAGATAAGGTGGCCTTTTGCCAACTCGCCGAGAAACAGTACCGCTCCTTATTTGCCTACGCCACCAATTTCACGGAAGATCGGGACTTTATAAAAGATTCGATACAGGAAATTTTCATCCGAATCTGGGAGAAACGGGCTACGATTGACATTCAGTATGTGTCGATTTACCTGTTCAAATCGCTTCGTAATCAGCTCTTGCAGGAATTTCGCCGGAGCAAGCCTGAACGCTCATCCCTGCACAGTCCAGAAGTAAGTGAACTGTCTGACTGGCAAACGATTGAAACCGAAATAGAACAGGGCGAAACCGATTCAGAAAGCCAGCATAAAGTCCGGCAAGCTATCAATACGTTGCCGAAACGCCAGCAGGAAGTCGTTTTTCTGAAGTTTTACAACGGGCTTGAAAACGACCAGATTGCCGCATTAATGGAAATAAACCGCCAATCGGTGGCCAACCTGTTATACAAAGCGCTTGGGGCGCTCAAAAGCCAGATGGCTTTTTATCAATTCTGGTTGATGGTAAGTTTTATGGCCTGGTAA
- a CDS encoding SMP-30/gluconolactonase/LRE family protein gives MSTRITPFITFTLLIISILFLSASRMSVSDDLFKSSVFTPVNGFTSGVEGPAVDKAGTIYAVNFGKQGTIGQITPTGQASVFVELPEGSIGNGIRFNKAGDMFIADYPKHNILKVVMGTKKLSVFAHEARMNQPNDIAIDSKGRLYASDPNWKENTGNIWRIDTDGKVTLLEANMGTTNGIEVSPDNKKLYVNESAQRKVWVYDLSASGQVSNKRLLIEFPDFGMDGMRCDATGNLYIVRYGKGTVAKVSPAGKVIQEITLTGQKPTNIAFGGKDGRTAYITLQDQGNMETFRVDTPGREWAMQQK, from the coding sequence ATGTCAACTCGCATAACCCCATTTATTACTTTTACTCTTCTGATTATTAGCATCCTGTTCTTATCGGCAAGTCGTATGTCTGTTTCGGATGACCTCTTCAAATCCAGCGTTTTTACGCCAGTTAATGGGTTTACATCGGGAGTCGAAGGACCGGCGGTTGATAAAGCAGGAACGATCTACGCCGTAAATTTTGGCAAGCAGGGTACGATTGGACAGATCACCCCTACCGGACAGGCGAGCGTGTTTGTGGAGTTACCCGAAGGCAGCATTGGCAATGGGATTCGCTTCAATAAAGCGGGCGATATGTTCATTGCCGATTACCCAAAGCACAACATCCTTAAAGTGGTTATGGGCACGAAAAAGCTAAGCGTTTTCGCTCATGAAGCCCGCATGAACCAGCCCAACGATATTGCTATCGACAGCAAAGGTCGACTGTATGCCAGCGACCCAAACTGGAAAGAAAATACCGGCAATATCTGGCGCATTGATACCGATGGAAAAGTGACGCTGCTCGAAGCCAATATGGGCACCACCAACGGCATTGAAGTAAGCCCTGACAACAAAAAACTATACGTCAATGAGTCGGCTCAGCGTAAGGTTTGGGTGTATGATTTATCAGCGAGTGGTCAGGTGAGCAACAAGCGGTTACTCATCGAATTTCCTGACTTCGGCATGGATGGTATGCGTTGCGACGCTACCGGAAACCTGTACATTGTACGATACGGCAAAGGCACCGTTGCAAAAGTATCGCCCGCAGGGAAGGTGATTCAGGAGATAACGCTGACGGGTCAAAAGCCAACCAATATTGCGTTTGGCGGCAAAGATGGCCGCACTGCCTATATTACGTTGCAGGATCAGGGCAATATGGAGACCTTCCGCGTCGACACGCCGGGCCGGGAGTGGGCTATGCAACAGAAGTAG